A genomic window from Candidatus Edwardsbacteria bacterium includes:
- a CDS encoding glycosyltransferase yields the protein MTSEFSVGIAAYNEAANIGRLLDRLLIYQRGDSGLSEILVVASGCTDQTEPIVRSYAAKDHRVRLITEPRRRGKASAVNLLIGNSSNELLVLMSADILPDDGALNHLIKPFSDDRVGITAGRIIPQNDRASFMGFYVNLFWSLHHRIALKSFKAGEAVAFRRVFDAIPTDTATDETWIVQLVQERGYIPKYIPQAVFRNRGPDNIRDFLKVRRRHLVGYHHLLKLRPDWKLPDTMNNLMVLGLLKDEMPASMKNVIFLAGSLLLELGARVLAWYDFHLAKRNPFVWDMAASTKDPEGKK from the coding sequence ATGACCAGTGAATTCAGCGTAGGCATTGCGGCATATAACGAGGCGGCCAATATCGGCAGATTACTGGACCGCCTCTTGATATATCAGCGGGGCGATTCCGGGCTGTCCGAGATATTGGTGGTGGCCTCCGGCTGCACCGATCAGACTGAGCCCATCGTCAGATCCTATGCCGCCAAAGACCACCGGGTCCGGCTGATAACAGAACCCCGGCGAAGGGGGAAGGCCTCGGCGGTCAATCTTTTGATCGGGAATTCCTCGAACGAGCTATTGGTGTTGATGAGCGCCGACATCCTGCCGGACGATGGCGCCCTGAATCATCTGATTAAGCCGTTCTCCGACGACCGGGTGGGAATCACTGCTGGAAGGATAATACCCCAGAATGACCGGGCCAGCTTCATGGGTTTCTATGTGAACCTTTTCTGGTCACTGCATCACCGCATAGCGCTGAAGAGTTTCAAGGCCGGCGAAGCAGTGGCTTTCCGCCGGGTGTTTGATGCCATTCCGACCGATACCGCCACCGACGAGACCTGGATAGTCCAATTGGTACAAGAGAGGGGATATATCCCCAAATACATACCTCAAGCTGTTTTCAGAAACAGGGGGCCCGATAACATAAGAGATTTTCTCAAGGTCCGGAGAAGGCATCTGGTCGGTTACCATCATCTGCTTAAATTGCGGCCGGATTGGAAGCTGCCCGACACCATGAACAATCTGATGGTCCTGGGATTATTGAAGGATGAAATGCCGGCCAGCATGAAAAATGTGATATTTCTTGCCGGTTCTTTGCTTTTGGAGCTTGGGGCCAGGGTCCTAGCCTGGTATGACTTCCATCTGGCCAAAAGGAATCCCTTCGTCTGGGATATGGCTGCCTCCACCAAAGATCCGGAAGGTAAAAAGTGA
- a CDS encoding glycosyltransferase family 9 protein: protein MHWKSDCRHFAGARPCKYSSQCAGCNTYRPWKESCLIIKLAAKGDVLRTTPLAMALKQHRPDMKIAWLTDHDAAPLLYNNPSLDELLCFDAASLTQLSAQHFSRIICLDKEPRAAALASILEADKKTGFGWDPKGYLVPLDKRSRYLYDLGLSDQLKFRSNRKSYQQLVIESAGLEYANQKYQYHPSEKEIGWATEYLAKLLKNKGRLPLIGLNTGVGRAFPTKAWPADNYARLAKAVKKEGIGQPMLLGGPDETALVEKIAKQVPGTIVIPVDLDIRQFAALISCLDVIVSADSLAMHLGIALEKKVIALFGPTCQQEIELYGRGEKLSAATACSPCYRQSCPDLKCMAGITPGEVLAAVMRNL from the coding sequence ATGCACTGGAAAAGTGACTGCCGCCATTTTGCCGGGGCCAGGCCCTGCAAATATTCCAGCCAATGCGCCGGCTGCAATACCTACCGCCCCTGGAAGGAAAGCTGCCTGATAATAAAACTGGCTGCCAAGGGGGACGTGCTGAGGACCACCCCGCTGGCCATGGCCCTGAAGCAGCACCGCCCGGACATGAAGATCGCCTGGCTGACCGACCACGATGCCGCTCCGCTGCTGTACAACAACCCGTCGCTCGATGAACTGCTTTGCTTTGATGCGGCATCCCTGACCCAGCTGTCGGCCCAGCATTTCAGCCGGATAATATGCCTGGACAAGGAGCCCCGGGCTGCGGCCCTGGCTTCGATACTGGAAGCTGATAAAAAGACCGGTTTCGGCTGGGATCCCAAGGGCTACCTGGTCCCGTTGGATAAAAGGTCCCGATATCTTTATGACCTGGGATTGTCGGACCAGCTGAAGTTCCGCAGCAACCGAAAAAGCTACCAGCAGCTGGTCATCGAGTCAGCCGGGCTGGAATATGCCAATCAAAAATACCAGTATCACCCCAGCGAAAAGGAGATAGGCTGGGCAACCGAATACCTGGCAAAACTGCTAAAGAATAAGGGCCGGCTCCCTTTGATCGGCCTGAATACCGGAGTGGGGAGGGCTTTCCCCACCAAGGCCTGGCCGGCTGACAACTATGCCCGGCTGGCCAAGGCCGTTAAAAAGGAGGGGATCGGCCAGCCGATGCTGCTGGGCGGGCCGGACGAAACGGCTTTGGTTGAAAAGATCGCCAAACAGGTTCCCGGAACCATTGTCATTCCGGTCGATCTTGATATCAGACAATTTGCGGCCCTGATCTCGTGCCTGGATGTCATTGTCAGCGCCGACAGCCTGGCCATGCACTTGGGGATCGCCCTGGAGAAAAAGGTGATCGCCCTGTTCGGCCCCACTTGCCAGCAGGAGATCGAACTGTACGGCAGGGGGGAAAAGCTTTCGGCCGCAACAGCCTGTTCGCCCTGTTACCGCCAGTCCTGCCCGGACCTCAAATGCATGGCCGGCATCACTCCGGGGGAGGTGCTGGCCGCTGTAATGAGAAATCTATGA
- a CDS encoding sigma 54-interacting transcriptional regulator — translation MTDRKEILALYDISQVINSIPDFEELLSKVMDLVISTTRAERGFIMLRDAPGEEMSVKVARNLEQKDIEKPGEISQTTLNQVMETGEPLLTSDAKTDPRFTGSESVMLYNIRSVLCTPLKKQSEIIGLIYIDSRTTSNVFTEDDKDFLAAFANMAAISIENARLQARLCQENLILKKEIRHHYQFDNIVGKSAKFLAALSLVERVLDSSVPVLIQGESGTGKELIARAIHYNGPRREAMFLAQYCGALPETLLESELFGYKKGSFTGATANKMGLFEEADGGTFFLDEIGDISPTIQAKLLRVLQDGEMRRIGENKSIRVDVRIISATNRNLKQEVAEGRFREDLYYRLNVVTIELPPLRERRDDIPLLIHYFLENSQQAAAKKITDITKEAKEAMTGYYWPGNIRELENVISYAIVMTKGSIIGMEDLPGSVLSQKPEAQPVNTGKTMHQMELDYILSTLRACQGDRKRTANQLGISLRTLQYKLKELKQDGHALEK, via the coding sequence ATGACCGATAGAAAAGAGATACTGGCCCTCTACGATATCAGCCAGGTCATAAACTCCATCCCCGATTTCGAGGAGCTGCTCAGCAAGGTGATGGACCTGGTGATATCCACCACCCGGGCCGAGCGGGGCTTCATAATGCTGCGGGACGCCCCGGGGGAGGAGATGTCGGTCAAGGTGGCCCGGAACCTGGAGCAGAAGGACATCGAGAAGCCCGGCGAGATATCCCAGACCACCCTGAACCAGGTGATGGAAACCGGGGAGCCACTGCTGACCTCGGACGCCAAGACCGACCCGCGTTTTACCGGCTCCGAAAGCGTGATGCTGTATAATATCCGCTCGGTGCTGTGCACCCCCCTCAAAAAGCAAAGCGAGATAATCGGGCTGATCTACATCGACAGCCGCACCACCTCCAATGTCTTTACCGAGGATGACAAGGATTTCCTGGCGGCCTTTGCCAACATGGCGGCCATATCCATAGAGAACGCCAGGCTGCAGGCCCGGCTGTGCCAGGAGAACCTGATACTTAAAAAGGAGATCCGGCACCATTACCAGTTCGACAATATCGTCGGCAAGTCGGCCAAATTTCTGGCGGCCCTTTCCCTGGTGGAGAGGGTGCTGGATAGTTCGGTGCCGGTGCTGATCCAGGGGGAATCCGGGACCGGCAAGGAGCTGATCGCCAGGGCCATCCACTACAACGGGCCGCGCCGCGAAGCCATGTTCCTGGCCCAGTACTGCGGGGCGCTGCCGGAGACCTTGCTGGAATCGGAGCTGTTCGGCTATAAAAAAGGCTCCTTCACCGGGGCCACCGCCAACAAGATGGGGCTTTTCGAGGAGGCCGACGGGGGCACCTTCTTCCTGGACGAGATCGGCGACATCTCCCCCACCATTCAGGCCAAACTGCTGCGGGTGTTGCAGGACGGCGAGATGCGGAGGATCGGCGAGAACAAGAGCATCCGGGTGGATGTCCGGATCATTTCGGCCACCAACCGGAACCTTAAACAGGAGGTGGCCGAGGGCCGGTTCCGGGAGGACCTCTACTACCGGCTGAATGTGGTCACCATAGAATTGCCGCCGCTGCGCGAAAGACGGGACGACATCCCCCTGCTGATCCATTATTTCCTGGAGAACTCCCAACAGGCGGCGGCCAAGAAGATCACGGATATCACCAAAGAGGCCAAAGAGGCCATGACCGGCTATTACTGGCCGGGAAACATCCGGGAATTGGAGAACGTGATATCCTATGCCATTGTGATGACCAAGGGCAGCATCATCGGGATGGAGGACCTGCCGGGTTCGGTGCTGTCCCAAAAGCCCGAGGCCCAGCCGGTGAACACCGGAAAAACCATGCATCAGATGGAGCTGGACTATATCCTGTCAACCTTGAGGGCTTGCCAGGGGGACCGCAAGAGGACCGCCAACCAACTGGGGATAAGCCTGCGGACCCTGCAGTATAAATTGAAAGAGCTGAAACAGGACGGCCATGCACTGGAAAAGTGA
- a CDS encoding carboxypeptidase-like regulatory domain-containing protein, protein MKIHNSFIIALCLLAVSTLGCGPDAKRDNPLDPVNGSGVSGTVSAWGGGAVGNAVVSAVPANLSVRTNSTGQYNIELEGGRTYFLAASHPYYHSQVDTITVPSDGRLKHNFILKGVPRINQAKVLRWIVHTVWDGQLSDYVIPQCSVSHPDGEDVLERYFSLRCRINGNNYIPDSSRALDPESRKYFWSFLLNPLSPEVKAGDVLPFALDSAGIEIQSVLGVVSDRLEWPSIISPGSNSVFSPPDTMSWINNNVSVDVSVEIGKGTTIVWHRDLSYAEKLYCDAALEAGQEYLWKVINVDADGNQARTEAKFSTP, encoded by the coding sequence ATGAAAATACACAACAGCTTTATCATAGCCCTTTGCCTGCTGGCGGTTTCAACCCTGGGCTGCGGGCCGGACGCCAAGCGGGACAACCCGCTGGACCCGGTGAACGGCAGCGGCGTCAGCGGCACGGTATCGGCCTGGGGCGGAGGCGCGGTCGGCAATGCGGTGGTAAGCGCCGTGCCGGCCAACCTCTCGGTGCGCACCAACAGCACCGGCCAGTACAACATCGAGCTGGAGGGCGGGAGGACCTATTTTCTTGCCGCCTCGCATCCCTATTATCATTCCCAGGTGGACACCATCACGGTCCCCTCCGACGGCCGCCTGAAGCATAATTTTATCCTCAAGGGCGTTCCCCGGATCAACCAGGCCAAGGTGTTGAGATGGATCGTTCATACCGTGTGGGATGGCCAGCTGTCGGACTATGTCATTCCGCAGTGCAGCGTCAGCCATCCCGACGGGGAGGATGTCCTGGAAAGATATTTTAGCTTACGCTGCCGCATCAATGGCAACAATTATATCCCGGACAGTTCCCGGGCACTTGATCCTGAATCGAGGAAATACTTTTGGAGCTTTCTGCTTAACCCCCTGAGCCCCGAGGTCAAGGCCGGCGATGTTCTACCTTTTGCCCTGGACAGCGCCGGGATCGAGATCCAATCCGTCCTGGGCGTAGTTTCCGATAGGTTGGAATGGCCCTCCATTATCAGCCCCGGCAGTAATTCTGTGTTCAGCCCGCCGGATACCATGTCCTGGATAAATAACAATGTATCGGTGGATGTCAGCGTCGAGATAGGTAAGGGCACCACGATCGTCTGGCACCGTGATCTTTCATACGCCGAAAAACTTTATTGCGATGCGGCCCTGGAGGCAGGGCAGGAATACCTATGGAAAGTGATCAACGTTGATGCCGATGGCAACCAGGCCCGAACTGAAGCTAAATTCAGCACTCCTTGA